In Plectropomus leopardus isolate mb chromosome 20, YSFRI_Pleo_2.0, whole genome shotgun sequence, one DNA window encodes the following:
- the rnf34b gene encoding E3 ubiquitin-protein ligase RNF34 isoform X1: protein MKAGASSMWASCCGLLNEVMGTGTVRAQQPGFGAGAGPFRFAPSAGYSTYPPTSSGSAGQLCKACGLAFSVFRRKHICCDCKKSFCALCSVLQENLRCCTTCHLLRGTAFQRPRLMQLRVKDLRQYLLLRNIPTDTCREKEDLVDLVLCHQGTRETARPVVEEDEEEEEEEEDDEDTREEEEEEEEEEDEGGDDTDSLHSLPHSRAASPPSATRSTSEQSVLSASQGDVLSPSDSSGTTSQEQEDTPTASLLNLEPTENFMEVSPATQRRIRASLSDLDNEEAIENLSVRQLKEILARNFVNYSGCCEKWELLERVHRLYRENEQNRKSMENVSITAVVAYPPPLCNSGVGDGVKAQLAADENLCRICMDAIIDCVLLECGHMVTCTKCGKRMSECPICRQYVVRAVHVFKS, encoded by the exons GCGGGGGCATCGTCCATGTGGGCGTCATGCTGTGGGCTGCTGAACGAGGTGATGGGCACGGGCACGGTGCGGGCGCAGCAGCCGGGGTTCGGAGCAGGGGCGGGGCCCTTCCGCTTCGCCCCCAGCGCTGGGTACTCCACCTACCCCCCCACCAGCTCAGGGAGCGCCGGACAGCTATGCAAGGCCTGCGGACTGGCCTTCTCTGTCTTCAGACGCAAG CACATCTGCTGTGATTGTAAGAAGAGTTTCTGCGCCCTGTGCTCAGTGCTTCAGGAGAACCTGCGCTGCTGCACGACCTGCCACCTGCTGCGCGGTACGGCCTTCCAGAGGCCCCGGCTCATGCAGCTCCGAGTGAAAGACCTGCGCCAGTACCTGCTGCTGCGCAACATCCCCACTGACACATGCAGGGAGAAAGAGGACCTGGTGGACCTGGTGCTCTGTCATCAGGGGACAAGGGAAACAGCGAGGCCAGTGGTggaagaggacgaggaggaagaagaggaggaggaagacgacgAGGACACacgtgaggaggaggaggaggaggaggaggaggaagatgaagggGGAGATGACACAGACAGTCTGCACTCGCTCCCCCACTCGCGTGCCGCCTCACCCCCCTCCGCCACACGCTCCACCTCTGAACAGTCGGTCCTCTCCGCCTCTCAGGGAGACGTGCTCAGCCCAAGTGACAGCTCAGGGACCACCAGCCAG GAGCAGGAAGATACTCCAACAGCATCTCTTTTGAACCTGGAGCCCACTGAAAATTTCATGGag GTCAGTCCAGCGACACAGAGGAGGATCAGGGCCTCGCTGTCTGATCTGGACAATGAAGAGGCGATAGAAAACCTCTCCGTCCGCCAGCTGAAAGAGATTCTTGCCAGGAACTTTGTCAATTACTCTGGCTGCTGCGAGAAGTGGGAGCTGCTGGAGCGAGTGCATCGACTCTACAGAGAAAATGAGCAGAACAGGAAATCCA TGGAAAACGTGAGCATAACTGCAG TGGTTGCATATCCTCCACCTCTCTGCAACAGTGGAGTTGGag ATGGTGTCAAAGCTCAGCTGGCGGCTGATGAAAACTTGTGTCGCATCTGCATGGACGCCATCATCGACTGTGTGCTGCTGGAATGTGGTCACATGGTAACCTGCACCAAATGTGGAAAGAGAATGAGCGAGTGCCCCATCTGCAGGCAGTACGTAGTGCGGGCCGTGCACGTTTTCAAGTCTTaa
- the rnf34b gene encoding E3 ubiquitin-protein ligase RNF34 isoform X2 produces MKAGASSMWASCCGLLNEVMGTGTVRAQQPGFGAGAGPFRFAPSAGYSTYPPTSSGSAGQLCKACGLAFSVFRRKHICCDCKKSFCALCSVLQENLRCCTTCHLLRGTAFQRPRLMQLRVKDLRQYLLLRNIPTDTCREKEDLVDLVLCHQGTRETARPVVEEDEEEEEEEEDDEDTREEEEEEEEEEDEGGDDTDSLHSLPHSRAASPPSATRSTSEQSVLSASQGDVLSPSDSSGTTSQEQEDTPTASLLNLEPTENFMEVSPATQRRIRASLSDLDNEEAIENLSVRQLKEILARNFVNYSGCCEKWELLERVHRLYRENEQNRKSMENVSITADGVKAQLAADENLCRICMDAIIDCVLLECGHMVTCTKCGKRMSECPICRQYVVRAVHVFKS; encoded by the exons GCGGGGGCATCGTCCATGTGGGCGTCATGCTGTGGGCTGCTGAACGAGGTGATGGGCACGGGCACGGTGCGGGCGCAGCAGCCGGGGTTCGGAGCAGGGGCGGGGCCCTTCCGCTTCGCCCCCAGCGCTGGGTACTCCACCTACCCCCCCACCAGCTCAGGGAGCGCCGGACAGCTATGCAAGGCCTGCGGACTGGCCTTCTCTGTCTTCAGACGCAAG CACATCTGCTGTGATTGTAAGAAGAGTTTCTGCGCCCTGTGCTCAGTGCTTCAGGAGAACCTGCGCTGCTGCACGACCTGCCACCTGCTGCGCGGTACGGCCTTCCAGAGGCCCCGGCTCATGCAGCTCCGAGTGAAAGACCTGCGCCAGTACCTGCTGCTGCGCAACATCCCCACTGACACATGCAGGGAGAAAGAGGACCTGGTGGACCTGGTGCTCTGTCATCAGGGGACAAGGGAAACAGCGAGGCCAGTGGTggaagaggacgaggaggaagaagaggaggaggaagacgacgAGGACACacgtgaggaggaggaggaggaggaggaggaggaagatgaagggGGAGATGACACAGACAGTCTGCACTCGCTCCCCCACTCGCGTGCCGCCTCACCCCCCTCCGCCACACGCTCCACCTCTGAACAGTCGGTCCTCTCCGCCTCTCAGGGAGACGTGCTCAGCCCAAGTGACAGCTCAGGGACCACCAGCCAG GAGCAGGAAGATACTCCAACAGCATCTCTTTTGAACCTGGAGCCCACTGAAAATTTCATGGag GTCAGTCCAGCGACACAGAGGAGGATCAGGGCCTCGCTGTCTGATCTGGACAATGAAGAGGCGATAGAAAACCTCTCCGTCCGCCAGCTGAAAGAGATTCTTGCCAGGAACTTTGTCAATTACTCTGGCTGCTGCGAGAAGTGGGAGCTGCTGGAGCGAGTGCATCGACTCTACAGAGAAAATGAGCAGAACAGGAAATCCA TGGAAAACGTGAGCATAACTGCAG ATGGTGTCAAAGCTCAGCTGGCGGCTGATGAAAACTTGTGTCGCATCTGCATGGACGCCATCATCGACTGTGTGCTGCTGGAATGTGGTCACATGGTAACCTGCACCAAATGTGGAAAGAGAATGAGCGAGTGCCCCATCTGCAGGCAGTACGTAGTGCGGGCCGTGCACGTTTTCAAGTCTTaa